From one Sulfurimonas sp. HSL-3221 genomic stretch:
- a CDS encoding HP0268 family nuclease, with protein sequence MELKIARSHTDKKPKKVDVDKIEGMVEKEGSVILYFDRENSHKDLLALQEHFENEGKSVYMREVRFGLADNEYMYEVHIL encoded by the coding sequence ATGGAGCTTAAAATCGCTCGCAGTCACACCGATAAGAAACCGAAGAAAGTTGATGTCGATAAGATCGAGGGAATGGTCGAAAAAGAGGGTTCTGTGATCCTTTACTTTGACCGTGAAAACTCGCACAAGGACCTGCTGGCTCTGCAGGAACACTTCGAGAACGAAGGTAAAAGCGTTTATATGCGCGAAGTACGTTTCGGCCTTGCCGATAACGAATATATGTACGAAGTGCATATCCTCTAA
- the miaB gene encoding tRNA (N6-isopentenyl adenosine(37)-C2)-methylthiotransferase MiaB — MKKLFIETLGCAMNVRDSEHMIAELSQKEDYALCDTAEEADLILINTCSVREKPVHKLFSELGAFNKKKKADAKIGVCGCTASHLGEEIIKKAPYVNFVLGARNVSKITDVLHRDKAVETEIDYDESQFAFSEFRSSPWKAFINISIGCDKQCTFCIVPKTRGDEISIPADLIVKEAEKAAATGAKEIFLLGQNVNNYGRRFSGEHEKINFTELLRRVSAVEGIERIRFTSPHPFHMDDEFIGEFASNPKICKSIHVPLQSGSTPILKAMKRGYTKEWFLNRIEKLRTMVPDVSISTDVIVAFPGESEADFEETMDVVRQSSFEQMFSFKYSPRPLTEAAEYSETVDPEVASERLMRLQSMHDAMLDEKCKAYLGRTFTVYFEELRSDGYVAGRSDNNILIKVKGSEELLGQFADVRITQTYRMGQVGELVGE, encoded by the coding sequence GTGAAAAAACTGTTTATCGAAACCCTCGGCTGTGCCATGAACGTCCGCGACAGCGAACATATGATTGCCGAACTCTCCCAAAAAGAGGATTATGCGCTGTGCGACACGGCCGAAGAGGCGGACCTGATCCTGATCAATACCTGTTCCGTCCGCGAAAAGCCGGTGCACAAACTCTTCTCCGAACTGGGCGCGTTCAACAAAAAGAAAAAGGCCGATGCGAAGATAGGCGTTTGCGGCTGCACAGCCTCGCACCTCGGCGAAGAGATCATTAAAAAGGCCCCTTACGTTAATTTCGTCCTGGGGGCGCGTAACGTCTCCAAGATCACCGATGTGCTGCACCGCGACAAGGCCGTCGAAACGGAAATTGATTACGACGAGTCCCAGTTCGCTTTCAGCGAGTTCCGCAGTTCGCCGTGGAAGGCTTTCATCAATATCTCCATTGGCTGTGACAAACAGTGTACCTTCTGTATCGTGCCAAAGACCCGGGGCGACGAGATCTCCATTCCCGCCGACCTGATCGTCAAAGAGGCGGAGAAAGCGGCGGCAACCGGTGCCAAAGAGATATTCCTGCTGGGGCAGAACGTCAACAACTATGGCCGCCGTTTTTCAGGTGAGCATGAGAAGATCAACTTCACCGAGCTGCTGCGCCGCGTCAGTGCCGTCGAGGGGATCGAGCGTATCCGCTTTACCTCCCCGCACCCTTTTCACATGGATGACGAGTTTATCGGGGAGTTCGCTTCGAACCCGAAGATCTGCAAGTCCATTCACGTTCCGCTGCAGAGCGGCTCGACACCCATTCTCAAGGCGATGAAGCGCGGCTATACCAAGGAGTGGTTCCTCAACCGCATTGAGAAGCTTCGCACGATGGTACCCGATGTGAGCATCAGTACCGACGTCATCGTCGCTTTCCCCGGGGAGAGCGAGGCGGATTTCGAAGAGACGATGGACGTTGTTCGCCAATCTTCCTTTGAACAGATGTTCAGTTTCAAATACTCGCCCCGTCCCCTAACCGAGGCGGCGGAGTACAGCGAAACGGTCGACCCGGAGGTTGCCTCGGAGCGCCTGATGCGCCTGCAGAGCATGCATGACGCGATGCTGGACGAAAAGTGCAAAGCGTATCTGGGCAGAACTTTCACCGTCTATTTTGAAGAGCTGCGCAGTGACGGCTATGTGGCCGGGCGCAGTGACAACAACATTCTTATCAAAGTCAAAGGCAGCGAGGAGCTGCTGGGGCAGTTCGCGGATGTCCGCATTACCCAGACCTACCGCATGGGCCAGGTAGGGGAGCTGGTCGGCGAATAA
- a CDS encoding cell division protein ZapB, which translates to MILRRQSTSFELTLSLFAVIFLILGVTIGVLIPEAKAYLQLQDDVQRAVEHSDRLQMEYDRLYEAKEQLAAEDTRLSERFENSIDAAQLQGWVATVLGDAPVSVTATDGGFEIAARVKTPMAFYTLIGSLDTAPWVLKVGPSVSMQADHGAVQVTFALRPLPQPALSLRR; encoded by the coding sequence GTGATACTGAGACGCCAGAGTACGAGCTTTGAATTGACCCTTTCGCTTTTCGCGGTCATTTTCCTGATCCTCGGCGTGACGATAGGTGTGCTGATCCCGGAGGCGAAAGCTTACCTGCAACTCCAGGATGACGTCCAGCGTGCGGTGGAGCACAGCGACAGGCTTCAGATGGAATATGACCGTCTTTATGAAGCAAAAGAGCAACTGGCTGCGGAAGATACCCGGCTTTCGGAGCGTTTCGAGAACAGTATTGATGCCGCACAGCTTCAGGGGTGGGTTGCAACGGTACTGGGCGATGCCCCAGTGAGCGTCACGGCAACGGACGGAGGCTTTGAGATCGCGGCGCGGGTGAAAACTCCGATGGCATTTTATACGCTGATCGGCAGCCTTGATACGGCTCCGTGGGTTTTAAAGGTCGGGCCTTCTGTTTCCATGCAGGCCGATCACGGGGCGGTACAGGTTACGTTCGCGCTTCGCCCTTTGCCGCAGCCAGCTCTCTCTTTACGGCGTTAA
- a CDS encoding lysophospholipid acyltransferase family protein produces MAAKTKRQSFKKALLQKLGLWLLPPIGALLIRLIYHTSKKQFNLPQHVPEDPVIFAFWHGDLLLMPYLYYHFRKIPNANVMISDHFDGRIIAQVMRFFRLGTIHGSSNRKAAKVLIAAMRTLKAGTDIGITPDGPRGPRYEVADGIVAMAQKTGAKVIVFNCVPSRCWRLKSWDRFVVPKPFSRLAFYASEPIDLKGLELDAAKDVVKSKLMEHALE; encoded by the coding sequence ATGGCGGCAAAAACGAAGCGACAGTCGTTCAAGAAGGCGCTGCTTCAGAAGCTGGGCCTCTGGCTCCTCCCGCCGATCGGCGCCCTGCTGATCCGTCTCATCTACCACACCTCCAAAAAACAGTTCAACCTTCCGCAGCATGTGCCGGAGGACCCCGTCATCTTCGCCTTCTGGCACGGGGACCTGCTGCTGATGCCCTACCTCTACTACCATTTCCGCAAGATCCCCAATGCCAACGTCATGATCTCGGACCATTTTGACGGTCGGATCATCGCGCAGGTAATGCGCTTTTTCCGCCTGGGCACCATCCACGGCTCTTCCAACCGCAAGGCCGCGAAGGTGCTGATCGCGGCGATGCGCACCCTCAAAGCGGGGACGGATATCGGCATCACCCCCGACGGCCCCCGCGGGCCGCGCTATGAAGTAGCGGACGGGATCGTTGCCATGGCACAGAAGACCGGGGCGAAGGTGATTGTTTTCAACTGCGTGCCGAGCCGCTGCTGGCGTCTGAAGAGCTGGGACCGCTTCGTCGTTCCGAAACCTTTCAGCCGGTTGGCGTTTTACGCTTCCGAGCCGATCGATCTGAAAGGGCTGGAATTGGACGCGGCCAAAGACGTGGTAAAATCGAAACTGATGGAACACGCACTGGAGTAG
- the rimO gene encoding 30S ribosomal protein S12 methylthiotransferase RimO, with amino-acid sequence MSTKKLHIVSLGCTKNLVDTEVMMGRLQSYELTPESEDADVIIVNTCGFIDAAKEESLNTVLSLDASRKEHSVLVMAGCLSERYKEELSKELSEVDIFTGVGDYDKIDELLAAKQSRFSEEVYLIDGAERVVTGSTYHAYIKLSEGCNQSCSFCAIPSFKGKLHSRTLESIAAEVEGLVKKGYYDFSFISQDSSSFLRDQGFKDGLIQLIKRIELIEGVKSARILYLYPTTTSMKLLETIAKSTTFHNYFDMPIQHIDDAMLKIMKRGAGREQTQMLLDYMRKLPESFVRTSFIVGHPGETDESFRAMCDYARDFGFDRINVFAYSDEEGTSAYERTDKVDAETIAERAEILGAIAEEAKLVSLQKMVGREIVLVIDGESDEHEYLLSARDLRWAPEIDGEIYVNDNALDEALSFGVPYRAKITELVGETLTATVTGHA; translated from the coding sequence ATGAGTACAAAAAAACTGCATATCGTCTCGTTGGGGTGTACGAAGAACCTCGTCGACACCGAAGTCATGATGGGACGGCTCCAATCGTATGAACTGACGCCCGAAAGCGAAGACGCCGACGTCATCATCGTCAATACCTGCGGCTTCATCGACGCGGCAAAGGAGGAGTCCCTCAATACGGTCCTGAGCCTCGATGCCTCCCGCAAGGAGCACTCGGTCCTTGTCATGGCCGGCTGCCTCAGCGAACGCTACAAAGAGGAGCTGAGCAAGGAGCTCAGCGAAGTGGACATCTTCACCGGCGTCGGCGACTACGACAAGATCGACGAACTCCTGGCCGCGAAACAGAGCCGCTTCAGCGAGGAGGTCTACCTCATCGACGGCGCCGAGCGTGTCGTCACCGGCTCGACCTACCATGCCTACATCAAACTCTCCGAGGGGTGCAACCAGAGCTGCTCCTTCTGCGCCATCCCCTCCTTTAAAGGCAAGCTCCACTCCCGTACCCTGGAGAGCATCGCCGCCGAAGTCGAAGGGCTCGTCAAAAAGGGGTACTACGACTTCAGTTTCATCTCCCAGGACTCAAGCTCCTTCCTGCGCGACCAAGGGTTCAAAGACGGGCTTATTCAGCTCATCAAGCGCATTGAACTGATCGAAGGGGTTAAGAGTGCACGCATTCTCTACCTCTATCCAACGACGACATCGATGAAACTGCTGGAGACAATCGCGAAGTCAACGACCTTCCACAACTACTTCGACATGCCGATCCAGCATATCGACGACGCTATGCTCAAAATTATGAAACGCGGTGCCGGTCGGGAACAGACGCAGATGCTGCTCGATTACATGCGCAAGCTGCCGGAGAGTTTCGTACGGACCAGCTTCATCGTCGGCCACCCCGGCGAAACGGATGAAAGCTTCCGGGCAATGTGTGATTATGCCCGCGATTTCGGGTTTGACCGGATCAATGTTTTCGCCTACTCCGATGAGGAGGGCACAAGTGCCTATGAGCGTACGGACAAGGTCGATGCGGAGACGATTGCGGAACGCGCCGAGATCCTGGGCGCCATCGCCGAAGAGGCCAAGCTTGTCTCCCTCCAGAAGATGGTCGGCCGCGAGATCGTTCTCGTTATCGACGGCGAGAGCGACGAACACGAGTACCTCCTCAGCGCCCGCGACCTGCGCTGGGCCCCCGAGATCGACGGCGAGATCTACGTCAACGACAACGCCCTCGACGAAGCACTCTCTTTCGGCGTACCTTACCGCGCCAAGATCACTGAGCTTGTCGGGGAGACACTGACGGCAACCGTTACGGGCCATGCTTGA
- a CDS encoding NAD(P)/FAD-dependent oxidoreductase translates to MEFDVAILGSGAAGLMAAARLSERGGLSVCVVEGNAKPGAKIRISGGGKCNLTNVSVSENNYLGDETLVRSVLKRFDEHALLKWVRMRGCEPVVRKARYYFCPRSAQELIDILIKSAEGVRFFLGHRIETVRQKENGFIVTTDKTTLKARNVIVATGGVSYASVGATDIGLKIAESFGIETVPFRPALAGMTLQKEQFWMKALTGISFPVTIHVSEKRLREDMLFAHRGISGPAVLSASLYWEKGTITIDFLDGLSVEEVLKRGGNKKIATAIPLPKRFVTAFLDMLGVADKPCSTVTAEEKVMLKTLSTYTFAPAGTFGFTKAEVSKGGVACSALKPYSCESRGVRGLYFVGEVVDVTGELGGYNFQWAFASGRCAADHIWAV, encoded by the coding sequence GTGGAGTTTGATGTAGCCATTCTCGGCAGCGGCGCGGCGGGTCTGATGGCCGCGGCACGCCTGAGCGAACGGGGCGGTCTCTCTGTTTGTGTCGTTGAGGGCAATGCGAAACCCGGGGCGAAAATCCGCATCAGCGGGGGCGGGAAGTGCAACCTTACCAATGTTTCGGTCTCCGAAAACAACTATCTCGGAGATGAGACACTGGTAAGGAGTGTTCTCAAACGTTTTGACGAGCATGCATTGCTGAAATGGGTGCGGATGCGGGGCTGTGAGCCTGTTGTCCGCAAAGCACGTTACTATTTCTGCCCCCGCAGTGCCCAGGAACTCATCGATATCCTGATCAAATCCGCCGAAGGGGTCCGCTTCTTCCTCGGACACAGAATCGAGACGGTCCGGCAGAAGGAAAATGGCTTTATCGTTACGACGGATAAAACGACACTCAAGGCACGCAACGTGATCGTCGCCACGGGAGGGGTCAGTTACGCTTCCGTGGGCGCGACGGACATTGGCCTGAAGATCGCTGAAAGTTTCGGGATCGAGACGGTGCCTTTCCGTCCGGCCTTGGCGGGGATGACACTGCAAAAAGAGCAGTTCTGGATGAAGGCGTTGACTGGAATCAGTTTTCCGGTGACGATACATGTCAGCGAAAAACGTCTCAGGGAGGATATGCTTTTTGCCCACCGTGGCATCAGCGGTCCGGCCGTCCTGTCCGCGTCGCTCTACTGGGAGAAGGGGACGATCACGATCGATTTCCTAGACGGCCTTTCTGTCGAAGAGGTGTTGAAACGGGGTGGGAACAAAAAAATTGCCACTGCTATTCCGCTGCCGAAACGTTTTGTAACAGCGTTTCTCGATATGCTCGGGGTGGCGGATAAGCCCTGCAGTACAGTGACAGCAGAAGAAAAAGTAATGCTCAAAACATTGAGCACCTATACGTTCGCCCCGGCCGGGACCTTCGGGTTTACGAAAGCGGAGGTGAGCAAGGGCGGTGTCGCCTGCAGTGCGCTGAAACCTTATTCATGTGAGAGCAGAGGCGTACGGGGGCTCTATTTTGTCGGGGAGGTCGTCGACGTTACTGGCGAACTCGGCGGCTACAACTTTCAGTGGGCCTTTGCAAGTGGACGGTGTGCGGCGGATCACATCTGGGCGGTTTAA
- the nusA gene encoding transcription termination factor NusA, with protein sequence MENILDIIESIAHEKGLSSENVKEAVKAAFIQTAKRLVNPEFAYDAEIDPETKSIRVYQTITVVEDDDERLEGEEAAAYIGLTRAKAEVDPDVEVGDEFQIEHDIESHGRTAAATLFREIEFHIQRMVENELYNKYKEKIGTIVSGRVTRVDGKQNTYIEMEEVKAVLPMKSRIKGEHFKVGDVVNAVVRRVNIDKVNGISIELSRTSPKFLEELLRLEVPEINDKLVIVEKCARIPGERAKIALLSTHPQVDPVGATVGVKGVRINAVSDELLGENIDCVEYTSVPELFIARAMSPAIISSVTIEGDPEDEESEAKAIVTLPSDQKSKAIGKSGINIRLASMLTGYAIELVEQGGTTTEEGMPAEEKKEDLSSLEALFGE encoded by the coding sequence ATGGAAAATATTCTGGACATTATTGAATCGATCGCACACGAAAAAGGGCTCTCCTCCGAAAACGTGAAAGAGGCGGTCAAAGCGGCATTTATCCAGACGGCCAAGCGCCTGGTCAACCCGGAGTTCGCCTATGATGCGGAAATCGATCCTGAGACAAAAAGCATCCGCGTCTACCAGACCATTACCGTTGTGGAAGATGACGACGAACGCCTTGAAGGCGAAGAGGCCGCCGCCTACATCGGGCTGACCCGTGCCAAAGCCGAGGTCGACCCCGACGTCGAAGTCGGCGACGAGTTCCAGATCGAGCACGACATCGAATCCCACGGCCGTACCGCGGCCGCAACACTGTTCCGCGAAATCGAGTTCCATATCCAGCGCATGGTCGAGAACGAGCTGTACAACAAGTACAAAGAGAAGATCGGCACCATTGTCTCCGGACGCGTTACCCGCGTTGACGGCAAGCAAAACACCTACATCGAAATGGAAGAGGTGAAGGCCGTTCTTCCGATGAAGAGCCGTATCAAGGGCGAGCACTTCAAAGTCGGCGACGTCGTCAATGCCGTTGTCCGCCGCGTCAATATCGACAAAGTGAACGGCATCTCCATCGAGCTGTCGCGCACCTCTCCGAAATTCCTCGAAGAGCTGCTCCGCCTCGAAGTACCCGAGATCAACGACAAGCTCGTCATCGTCGAAAAGTGCGCACGTATCCCGGGCGAACGTGCCAAGATCGCCCTGCTCTCGACCCACCCACAGGTTGACCCGGTCGGCGCGACCGTCGGTGTCAAAGGGGTTCGTATCAACGCCGTCAGTGACGAACTGCTGGGGGAAAACATCGACTGTGTCGAATACACCTCCGTTCCTGAACTCTTTATCGCCCGTGCGATGAGCCCGGCGATCATCAGCTCCGTTACGATCGAAGGCGACCCGGAGGATGAAGAGAGCGAAGCAAAAGCCATCGTCACCCTGCCGAGCGACCAGAAATCCAAAGCGATCGGCAAAAGCGGTATCAACATCCGCCTGGCCTCCATGCTCACCGGCTACGCCATCGAGCTCGTCGAGCAGGGTGGGACCACCACCGAAGAAGGTATGCCTGCCGAAGAGAAAAAAGAGGACCTCTCCTCCCTTGAAGCGCTGTTCGGCGAATAA
- a CDS encoding tyrosine-type recombinase/integrase: MTKVDLVQNRLDFLDYLLDIRGYSDLTVKSYDEALREALPRVEVVEESGISVVDLMPYRLMIASQKPRTIAKKLSAWRSYVAYLKKQGLAVELRADESIKVPKTLPKPVSHAHIMEALAVAEPEERLVVTLLYTLGLRLSELHGLSLDQIGREWVRIRGKGDKVRDVPLPPAASEAIAAHRQTCSPRTFLCECNGRRLSENSLRYLVNRAFARVGLKVTPHQLRHAYATELLNHDARIADVSELLGHASMATTQIYTKLGSALKMKHYRTAHPLCKETDGIG, from the coding sequence ATGACCAAAGTCGACCTCGTCCAAAACCGACTTGACTTTCTTGACTATCTGTTGGATATCCGGGGCTATTCGGATCTGACGGTCAAGAGTTACGACGAGGCGCTGCGGGAGGCGCTCCCCCGGGTCGAAGTGGTGGAAGAGTCAGGCATTTCGGTCGTCGACCTGATGCCCTACCGGTTGATGATCGCTTCGCAGAAGCCCAGGACGATCGCGAAGAAGCTCAGCGCCTGGCGCAGCTACGTCGCCTACCTGAAAAAACAGGGACTGGCGGTGGAACTCCGCGCGGACGAAAGCATCAAAGTCCCCAAAACCCTTCCCAAACCCGTCTCCCACGCACATATCATGGAAGCTCTTGCGGTTGCTGAACCGGAGGAACGGCTCGTGGTGACCCTGCTCTATACCCTCGGGCTGCGCCTTTCGGAACTTCATGGCTTAAGCCTCGATCAGATCGGCCGGGAGTGGGTGCGCATCCGTGGAAAGGGAGACAAGGTCCGTGATGTTCCGCTGCCGCCTGCCGCCTCTGAGGCGATAGCGGCCCACCGGCAAACGTGTTCTCCACGAACTTTCCTTTGCGAGTGTAACGGCAGGCGTTTAAGCGAAAATAGTTTAAGATATCTCGTTAACAGGGCCTTTGCGCGGGTCGGCCTGAAGGTGACACCGCATCAGCTCCGCCATGCCTATGCGACCGAACTGCTCAACCATGATGCTCGGATCGCGGACGTGAGCGAACTGCTGGGCCATGCGTCGATGGCAACGACGCAGATCTATACAAAACTGGGCAGTGCCCTAAAAATGAAGCATTATCGGACCGCCCATCCGCTGTGCAAGGAGACCGATGGCATTGGCTGA
- the tilS gene encoding tRNA lysidine(34) synthetase TilS yields the protein MLEAQTLEHLKAGKNLLAFSAGIDSTALFYLLLNEKIPFDIAHVNYHSRAQSDTEAAHALALAEEYGKACYVHDAETIRENFEAEARRIRYAFFDTLITEHGYTVLLTAHQLDDRLEWLLMQLCKGAGLPELLGMAPVTQREGYRLVRPLLSTTKNDLQSWLDRQGYRYFEDSSNGNPRYKRNRFREQHAGPLLEQYRSGIQNSLAFLSRDAAALPPLPLPAIEAEILMYTGQQERAALMRAVDRWLKQRGYLLRQGEKERMMTENDLVIGRRYALSITPQCTLVTPLTARTMPKDFREECRVLGIGANVRPYLCTNEEYFNAVKRELAAAKGEART from the coding sequence ATGCTTGAGGCACAGACCCTCGAACATTTAAAAGCAGGGAAGAATCTGCTGGCCTTCTCCGCCGGCATCGATTCCACGGCCCTATTCTACCTGCTGCTGAACGAAAAGATCCCTTTCGATATCGCCCATGTCAACTACCATTCGCGTGCACAGAGCGATACGGAAGCCGCCCATGCCCTTGCCCTCGCGGAAGAGTACGGTAAGGCATGCTACGTCCATGACGCCGAAACGATCCGGGAAAACTTCGAGGCGGAAGCCCGCCGTATCCGCTACGCCTTCTTTGACACACTGATCACAGAGCACGGCTATACTGTCCTACTGACGGCACACCAACTCGATGACCGGCTGGAGTGGCTGCTGATGCAGCTGTGCAAGGGGGCCGGACTGCCCGAGCTGCTGGGGATGGCCCCGGTTACGCAGCGTGAGGGGTACCGGCTGGTCCGCCCTTTGCTGAGTACCACTAAAAACGATCTGCAATCCTGGCTTGACAGGCAAGGCTACCGCTACTTTGAAGACAGTTCCAACGGTAACCCGCGCTACAAACGCAACCGCTTCCGGGAACAGCATGCGGGACCGCTGCTGGAGCAATACCGCAGCGGAATTCAAAACTCGCTGGCATTTCTCAGCCGCGATGCAGCGGCCCTACCGCCGCTGCCCCTTCCCGCCATCGAGGCGGAAATACTGATGTATACCGGGCAGCAGGAACGTGCGGCACTGATGCGCGCCGTCGACCGTTGGCTGAAACAGAGAGGGTACCTGCTCCGCCAGGGGGAAAAAGAGCGGATGATGACCGAAAACGATCTGGTCATCGGACGCCGTTACGCACTGAGCATCACACCGCAATGTACATTGGTGACGCCGCTGACAGCGCGAACGATGCCGAAAGATTTCCGTGAGGAGTGCCGAGTGCTGGGGATCGGCGCAAACGTCCGCCCCTACCTCTGTACGAACGAGGAATACTTTAACGCCGTAAAGAGAGAGCTGGCTGCGGCAAAGGGCGAAGCGCGAACGTAA
- a CDS encoding NUDIX domain-containing protein translates to MIETPYVSVDGIVELFDSEGHFSGIVLISRKNPPYGWALPGGFVDIGETVEQAVRREMNEEISLDVQVDRLLGVYSDPTRDPRFHTVSAVFVCRATGVPRAADDAKEVRVVSRDEAQALPLVFDHQRIVEDYLSGKQCVTY, encoded by the coding sequence ATGATCGAAACGCCGTATGTAAGTGTCGACGGCATCGTCGAGCTCTTTGACAGTGAGGGGCATTTTTCCGGCATCGTGCTGATATCGCGGAAAAACCCACCTTATGGTTGGGCACTTCCCGGCGGATTCGTCGATATCGGTGAAACGGTCGAACAGGCCGTGCGCCGCGAGATGAACGAAGAGATAAGCCTGGATGTACAGGTGGATCGGCTGCTGGGTGTCTACTCGGACCCTACCCGCGATCCGCGTTTTCATACGGTATCGGCCGTTTTCGTCTGCAGGGCAACGGGAGTGCCGCGGGCGGCTGACGATGCGAAAGAAGTTCGAGTCGTCTCACGCGATGAAGCGCAGGCCTTGCCACTGGTCTTTGATCATCAGCGGATTGTGGAAGACTACCTTTCAGGAAAGCAGTGCGTGACCTACTGA
- the glyQ gene encoding glycine--tRNA ligase subunit alpha, translating into MLTFSDLLLKLQQFWKEQGCNIVQPYDIPAGAGTFHPATFLRSLDSTPWSVAYVAPSRRPTDGRYGENPNRLGSYYQFQVLIKPSPDNIQELYLKSLEYLGLNLKEHDIRFVEDNWESPTLGAWGLGWEVWLNGMEVTQFTYFQQVGGVACDPVAVEITYGTERLAMYLQGVDTVFDIVWNDKVNGGAGEGALGQNAFGKTLYRDIHKEGEIEFSKYNFEVADTAMLFADFDAKAAECKRALDAELPLPAYDLCMAASHTFNTLDARKAISQTERANYILKIRELAKGCAELYKAQEAERLARVKA; encoded by the coding sequence ATGTTGACATTTAGTGACCTGCTGCTCAAACTGCAGCAATTTTGGAAGGAACAAGGCTGTAATATCGTCCAGCCCTACGATATCCCGGCCGGCGCGGGGACCTTTCACCCCGCAACCTTCCTCCGTTCGCTTGATTCGACGCCGTGGTCGGTAGCCTATGTCGCCCCCAGCCGCCGTCCGACGGACGGGCGCTACGGCGAGAACCCCAACCGCCTGGGAAGCTACTACCAGTTTCAGGTCCTGATCAAGCCGAGCCCGGACAATATCCAGGAACTCTACCTCAAAAGCCTGGAGTACCTCGGACTGAATCTCAAAGAGCACGATATCCGCTTCGTCGAGGATAACTGGGAATCACCGACACTCGGGGCCTGGGGCCTTGGATGGGAAGTGTGGCTCAACGGGATGGAGGTGACGCAGTTCACCTACTTCCAGCAGGTCGGAGGTGTCGCCTGCGACCCGGTTGCCGTCGAGATCACCTACGGCACGGAGCGTTTGGCCATGTATCTTCAGGGCGTTGATACGGTCTTTGACATTGTCTGGAACGACAAGGTGAACGGCGGAGCCGGAGAAGGTGCCCTGGGGCAAAACGCATTCGGCAAGACGCTCTACCGCGATATCCACAAAGAGGGGGAGATCGAGTTCTCCAAATACAACTTTGAAGTGGCGGACACGGCGATGCTCTTTGCCGACTTCGATGCGAAGGCTGCGGAGTGCAAGCGTGCCCTCGATGCGGAACTTCCCCTCCCGGCCTATGACCTTTGTATGGCGGCCAGCCACACCTTCAACACCCTTGACGCGCGTAAGGCGATCTCCCAGACCGAACGTGCCAACTACATCCTCAAGATCCGTGAACTGGCCAAGGGGTGCGCGGAGCTCTACAAAGCCCAGGAAGCGGAGCGGCTCGCACGCGTAAAGGCGTAA